The Enoplosus armatus isolate fEnoArm2 chromosome 5, fEnoArm2.hap1, whole genome shotgun sequence genome contains the following window.
TAGGTACATTTATTTAGGTGGTGGCTGCACTAATGTGTGTAGTTTACGAATCGGTTGTCTCTCTCAAACCGAAAGCTGATTGGTTACAGATGTCAAACTGTCTCCTCCTTTATATGTAAACTGAGCTGATAAAAAGGTGTTGAGCACAGAAACTTGAGTAGGATAGGTTTCATTGTAACACAGTATTGTCCGTTGGCCAGCAGTTCTCACCTTGTCACTGCCACACTGAAGTCTTCCTGCCGTCTTAAACATAAAAAAGCGTGTCCACTAACTGAGTTTTTACTATTCAGTTGTGTGTTAGCTGTGGTTGGTTAAAAgtttgtatttcatgttttttttaggaaGCATGGTAGAAATATACAAATGACATGCTAGAAAATGCAATGACACAGCAAACATAGAATCAAACCTTTTATTTGTTGGCTATGAGATTTTAGTCAAAATGATTAGGAACAACTGATCAGTTAAAAGTGACAGTTTACAAACTCATATAAAAGCACAATACAAGTTGCATGTTAGTATAGAATTGCATTGTTAAACACACTGATTACATTAATCCAGGAATCTATAGTATCCAGGAATGAATAGTTTTATATGTACAACAAAATCACTCAAATATTTTGGTGCAGATGTGAATGATTTGGGCAGACAATACGAACAACAGAGCTGAGAACCATTTATACTGCAATCAGAACACAAAGTACATTATCATTTAAACAGTCACAGTGATTAAAATGTGTACATAGAtggtgaaaacaaatacatttatacagaatCTGCACACTCTTGACATCATCTGTCAAATGTTAGAGACATGTAAAGTGGAACGTTCAGGAAGTACAGTACAGTTCTTTACACATATTCTTGATGCTTATGATAGCTGGATGGTGTCCTCTCCAGGTACACGCTGTCCTCTTTTTGTACATCCCTCGCCGCCATAAGATAGGCGTCAATGTAGATCTCTTCCTCCTTTGATCTACGTTTACTGTAGCTGAATAGCAGGATGATCCCGGTGACAAGTAGAATACCAGAAGTGGCCCAGCCAATGAAGAGGGCCTCCCCCAGCTCCCGTTTCTCAGCATCCAGCGCTGTTGGGTTGTAGAATTTTCTGATGACACTATGGCCGACCCAGCTGACGGGGATGAGTGTAGtcaaaaaggaaagcaaatacAAACTGCCCCCTAAGGCCAGGGTGATGTTCTTGCTCTTTATATTGTCACTACAACAGTTGCTCTTCTGGGTCCCACATCCTGTGATGAACAGGGAGATGACAACCAGGACTATGGAGACACACATGAGCCCCCTGGCTGCCTGCAGCTCTGGTGGGAGAATTAGCAGTGAGTCATACACCTTGCACTGCATCTTGATGTCGGCTTGTCTGTAGCAGTTCATCCACAAGCCCTCCCACAGTTCTTCCATGACAATGAGATTGGCACCAATGAAGGCGGAGACCCTCCACATGGGAAGAGCAGTCACAGTTATGGTCCCAAACAGGCCGATGAAGCCCAGGACCAGGGCTAAGATCTCTAATTTTGCTCTCATGGCTCAGAGGGAAGTGCAGTCTCGTCTCTCGTCCGTCGTCTAAATGAGAAGACTGCTCAATCTGTTTTACACAGCTGTAAATCTGTGATAATATCACCGGGCCTGCAATGTCATCCTACAGGTTTGCTTTGACTTGACCTTGATTCATTCCAGTGTTTCAGGTGCAACTCAAACTatgcatttaatttgttttttttctccgaAAACCAAACAGCTGTTAGCATTTGTTATCATTGCTCGCCATGTATGACCAGCACCAATGGAAAGAGTATGACTGACTATGACTAAACCTTATGAAAACTGCACTTTCAGTTTTGGAGACTTTCAGGTTAACACGACCAAGCCCAAGACGTTGGTTATATGTCTTCGGCTTGTAAAACCTCTTCAAATTCAGTTGTATGAAATCAAAAAGCTCAAAACTGTAAGTCTTTACTCATTTAATGAAAAGTTGGCATTTTGGAGATACCAAGTTTTCACCTGCCTTTACTGTAGTGCAGTGCTATACTGTATCCAATTTAAACCTAGAGTGACCAGATTCATGTGATTCAGCTGTTTACATTATGGATGAAGGACATTGCAAAGAGAAcctgttttgaaataaaggGCATTAAGTCAGACCACTgaattttttcctttttcaaaatCAGTCTGCAACCCTGGACTAAAATATGGCATAGTCCCATAGGATGTGTGGTCACCCTAaagggcaacacacactcacattgttTTCTATGCAAGACCACACATAGGTGGCACCTTGATACGCATTAACTCGTCAGGATAAACCATGGTCCTATTTCCC
Protein-coding sequences here:
- the LOC139285293 gene encoding claudin-17-like; translation: MRAKLEILALVLGFIGLFGTITVTALPMWRVSAFIGANLIVMEELWEGLWMNCYRQADIKMQCKVYDSLLILPPELQAARGLMCVSIVLVVISLFITGCGTQKSNCCSDNIKSKNITLALGGSLYLLSFLTTLIPVSWVGHSVIRKFYNPTALDAEKRELGEALFIGWATSGILLVTGIILLFSYSKRRSKEEEIYIDAYLMAARDVQKEDSVYLERTPSSYHKHQEYV